The following proteins are co-located in the Citrobacter freundii ATCC 8090 = MTCC 1658 = NBRC 12681 genome:
- the msrQ gene encoding protein-methionine-sulfoxide reductase heme-binding subunit MsrQ — translation MRLTAKHIIGLKVCLHLAGLLPFVWLFWAVNHGGLSADPVKDIQHFTGRTALKFLLATLLVSPLTRYAKQPLLIRTRRLLGLWCFAWATLHLTSYALLELGINNLALLGRELLTRPYLTLGVASWVILFALTLTSTQAAQRMLGKKWQYLHNFVYLVAILAPIHYLWSVKIISPQPIIYAALAAVLLACRYKKFRQWWR, via the coding sequence GTGCGTCTGACCGCAAAGCACATTATCGGGCTGAAAGTTTGCCTGCATCTTGCCGGTTTATTGCCGTTTGTCTGGCTATTTTGGGCGGTAAATCACGGCGGCCTGAGCGCCGATCCGGTCAAAGATATCCAGCACTTTACCGGTAGGACAGCTCTGAAATTCTTGCTGGCGACCTTGCTGGTCTCTCCACTCACGCGCTACGCTAAACAGCCATTATTGATACGCACACGTCGTCTGTTAGGGCTATGGTGTTTCGCTTGGGCAACGCTGCATTTAACCAGCTACGCACTACTGGAGCTGGGCATTAATAATCTGGCGTTATTAGGGCGGGAATTACTTACGCGACCTTATTTAACATTGGGCGTTGCTAGCTGGGTCATATTATTCGCCCTCACCTTAACGTCTACGCAAGCTGCACAGAGAATGCTGGGTAAAAAATGGCAGTATCTGCACAACTTCGTCTATCTTGTGGCGATCCTGGCACCCATACATTATTTGTGGTCGGTAAAAATTATCTCCCCTCAACCGATTATTTATGCAGCGCTCGCGGCGGTGCTGTTAGCGTGCCGTTACAAGAAGTTTCGCCAGTGGTGGCGGTAG
- the accB gene encoding acetyl-CoA carboxylase biotin carboxyl carrier protein: MDIRKIKKLIELVEESGISELEISEGEESVRISRAAPAASFPMMQQAYAAPVMQQPALSNAVAQTASPSMEAPAAAEISGHIVRSPMVGTFYRTPSPDAKAFIEIGQKVNAGDTLCIVEAMKMMNQIEADKSGVVKAILVESGQPVEFDEPLVVIE; this comes from the coding sequence ATGGATATTCGTAAGATTAAAAAACTGATCGAGCTGGTTGAAGAATCAGGCATCTCCGAACTGGAAATTTCTGAAGGCGAAGAATCTGTACGCATCAGCCGTGCAGCGCCAGCTGCAAGTTTTCCGATGATGCAACAGGCTTATGCTGCACCAGTGATGCAGCAGCCAGCTCTGTCTAACGCTGTCGCACAAACTGCCTCTCCAAGTATGGAAGCTCCGGCAGCAGCGGAAATCAGTGGTCACATCGTACGCTCCCCAATGGTTGGTACGTTCTACCGCACCCCGAGCCCGGATGCGAAAGCGTTCATCGAAATCGGCCAGAAAGTGAATGCGGGCGATACCCTGTGCATCGTTGAAGCCATGAAAATGATGAACCAGATCGAAGCCGACAAATCCGGCGTAGTTAAAGCGATTCTGGTAGAAAGCGGTCAACCGGTAGAATTTGACGAGCCGCTGGTCGTCATCGAATAA